The following are encoded together in the Pedobacter sp. D749 genome:
- a CDS encoding DUF1028 domain-containing protein, with protein sequence MLFSLQTFATWSIIIVDKNTGEIGMAGASCTDDVYNIGKIIPGKGAIIVQAESNNDARQIGFEMINAGYSSQAILNVLKRKTYLPWDQQYAVVTLNKSGYARAYTGKNVPANKGVLTSREFSIQGNTLASKVAIKLIYIAIKKAQRQGKSIQEILMIALRAGATAGGDSRCGTQVASSAFIFVSKPNDLPNKPYFNLTVSGETAKKDNAVLLLQNMFDDYYTHHTK encoded by the coding sequence TTGTTATTTTCTCTTCAAACATTTGCAACCTGGTCTATAATTATTGTAGATAAAAATACCGGAGAGATTGGTATGGCAGGGGCATCCTGTACAGACGACGTGTATAATATCGGAAAAATCATCCCTGGTAAGGGGGCTATTATTGTACAAGCGGAAAGTAATAACGATGCCCGTCAGATTGGATTCGAGATGATAAACGCAGGTTATTCTTCCCAAGCAATTCTCAATGTATTAAAAAGGAAAACATACCTCCCATGGGATCAGCAATATGCCGTAGTAACATTGAACAAGTCAGGGTATGCCCGTGCCTACACCGGAAAAAATGTTCCGGCTAATAAGGGGGTTTTAACATCCAGAGAATTTTCTATTCAAGGTAATACACTGGCAAGCAAGGTGGCTATTAAGCTAATATATATAGCAATAAAAAAAGCACAGCGCCAAGGGAAAAGTATACAAGAAATCTTGATGATTGCGCTAAGAGCGGGTGCAACGGCTGGTGGCGATAGCCGTTGTGGCACGCAGGTTGCGAGCAGTGCATTTATTTTTGTGTCAAAGCCCAATGATCTGCCAAATAAACCCTATTTTAATTTAACAGTATCTGGAGAAACTGCAAAAAAAGACAATGCTGTTTTATTGCTTCAAAATATGTTTGATGACTATTATACTCATCATACAAAATAG
- a CDS encoding thioesterase II family protein, with amino-acid sequence MELLNVFCLPFAGASKYSYQKFAQVAPSKLNIIPYELPGRGARYKEALLTNMENMVDDFLSNMLSRLNAPYVIYGHSMGALLGYMITKKLADNNLKLPKHLFLSGRGGPSVSGNYPHRSSLPKKEFIKNLQELGGSPDKVLEDDGLMEIFEPILRADFKSIESYQYATAGPLEVSITCLIGTEEATTYEEALAWRKETSLSFCIKEFPGKHFFIFDHAKEIVNIIQQFGLEGFTIPVAPLNNK; translated from the coding sequence ATGGAATTATTAAATGTTTTTTGCCTGCCATTTGCCGGAGCAAGCAAATATTCCTATCAGAAATTTGCTCAAGTAGCCCCAAGTAAACTAAATATTATACCTTATGAACTACCCGGTAGAGGGGCAAGATATAAAGAAGCGTTACTCACTAACATGGAAAACATGGTCGACGATTTTCTGTCGAATATGCTTTCAAGGTTGAACGCACCTTATGTGATTTATGGACATAGCATGGGCGCGTTGCTGGGATATATGATCACTAAGAAACTAGCTGATAATAATCTTAAGTTGCCAAAGCATCTTTTTCTTTCAGGCAGAGGAGGCCCTTCTGTATCTGGCAACTACCCACATCGTTCATCTTTACCGAAAAAAGAATTTATAAAGAATTTGCAAGAATTAGGAGGAAGTCCTGATAAAGTGCTAGAGGATGATGGATTGATGGAGATATTTGAGCCGATACTTCGTGCAGATTTTAAGTCAATCGAAAGTTATCAATATGCAACAGCTGGCCCATTAGAGGTATCAATTACTTGCCTGATTGGAACTGAAGAAGCAACAACTTATGAAGAAGCTTTAGCCTGGAGAAAGGAAACATCTTTGTCCTTTTGTATAAAAGAATTTCCAGGTAAGCATTTTTTTATTTTCGATCATGCGAAAGAGATAGTGAATATTATTCAACAGTTTGGTTTGGAGGGTTTTACAATCCCAGTTGCTCCTCTTAACAACAAATAA
- a CDS encoding 4'-phosphopantetheinyl transferase superfamily protein produces the protein MVQLFYVKCDEDISNTRFYNYLNELPSKFHNNILKYKNRGDALLTLFGKLLLGTAIKANNLDLSLDDISYSLFGRPFFFGSDIDFNISHSSEYVVCALSLTQKIGVDIEKILSINFADFDTSFSTEEWSGINSSGNPLRTFYHYWTAKEAVIKADGRGLSIEPKSVLIFKDLATISNQRWYLMSIDIDKDYVLHLASPNNLFGQISIQEVCFDFS, from the coding sequence ATGGTGCAATTATTTTACGTTAAATGTGATGAAGATATAAGTAATACTAGGTTTTACAACTATTTGAACGAATTACCGTCAAAATTTCATAATAATATCCTCAAGTATAAAAATCGTGGTGATGCTTTGTTAACTCTTTTTGGTAAGCTTCTATTAGGAACCGCAATAAAAGCCAATAATCTTGATTTATCGCTGGACGATATTTCTTATTCGCTGTTCGGTCGGCCATTTTTTTTCGGTTCGGATATTGATTTTAATATTTCGCATTCGTCTGAATATGTTGTTTGTGCGTTATCACTAACTCAAAAAATTGGAGTCGATATAGAAAAAATATTGTCTATAAATTTTGCGGATTTCGATACCTCATTTTCTACAGAAGAATGGTCGGGTATCAACAGTTCAGGCAATCCATTGCGTACATTTTACCATTATTGGACGGCTAAAGAGGCAGTAATTAAGGCTGATGGAAGGGGCTTATCTATTGAGCCGAAAAGTGTTCTAATCTTTAAAGATCTCGCAACGATCTCAAATCAGAGATGGTATTTAATGTCAATAGATATCGATAAAGACTATGTACTTCATTTAGCTTCTCCAAATAACCTGTTTGGGCAAATCAGTATTCAGGAAGTATGTTTTGATTTCAGTTGA
- a CDS encoding trehalose-6-phosphate synthase: MRYIIVSNRLPLRGKPGSNGAIEFTPSIGGLSTGLSSYIKSSNITEYLWIGWPGIDIEEHEQQNVTDKLLEDFKCVPVFLDRNLEKYYYNGFCNQTLWPLFHIDPANTKIEAKCWEYYKKANDLFCDKVMEVFKEGDIIWIHDFHLLMLPQLIRNKLPNATIGFFQHIPFPCFDIFKILMSTWRSELLQGVLGADFIGFHINDYVNNFEQVIARVLRINCDGGRINHQNRLIKYGALPMNIDFKGFSTMASSLTVQRKAEQMRSQFYGQKIILSIDRLDYTKGIINKLKGYGNFLKENPQQHKKVVLLLIAAPSMRKVKAFDKVKKQVDRLVAEINNSFCTDVWFPVFYDHKALSVEEMVTIYTVADVALVTPLRDGMNLIAKEYLASRNDQSGVLILSETAGASIELSGAHIVNPFSIDDIAESLKIALEADPFTQMLKNKSMRSRLSRYNISSWAEDNIKILLKVREDNIVKRLIIN; this comes from the coding sequence ATGAGATATATAATTGTTTCCAATCGACTGCCATTAAGAGGCAAACCTGGATCGAACGGTGCTATTGAATTTACACCAAGTATTGGCGGGCTCTCTACAGGACTTTCATCGTATATTAAATCCAGTAATATTACAGAGTATTTATGGATAGGATGGCCAGGAATAGACATTGAAGAGCATGAACAACAAAATGTTACTGACAAACTACTTGAGGATTTTAAATGTGTGCCGGTATTTTTGGATAGAAATTTAGAAAAATACTATTACAATGGTTTTTGTAATCAAACCCTCTGGCCACTTTTTCACATTGATCCTGCAAATACAAAGATCGAGGCTAAATGTTGGGAGTATTACAAGAAAGCTAATGATTTATTTTGTGATAAAGTAATGGAAGTATTTAAGGAAGGTGATATCATATGGATCCATGATTTTCATTTGCTGATGTTACCACAATTGATCCGAAACAAACTACCAAATGCTACTATTGGATTCTTTCAACACATTCCATTTCCATGTTTTGATATTTTTAAAATACTTATGAGTACCTGGCGATCCGAATTATTGCAGGGGGTTTTGGGCGCAGATTTCATTGGGTTCCATATAAATGACTACGTTAATAACTTTGAGCAGGTTATAGCTAGAGTTCTGCGGATTAACTGTGATGGTGGCCGGATCAATCATCAAAATCGTTTAATAAAATATGGAGCATTACCGATGAATATCGATTTTAAAGGTTTTTCGACAATGGCTTCTTCATTAACCGTTCAGCGAAAGGCTGAACAAATGCGGTCACAGTTTTATGGGCAAAAAATTATTCTGTCGATAGACCGGCTTGATTATACCAAAGGGATTATTAACAAATTAAAAGGGTATGGGAATTTTCTTAAAGAAAATCCTCAACAGCACAAGAAAGTTGTCCTTCTTTTAATAGCAGCACCATCTATGCGAAAGGTTAAGGCGTTTGATAAAGTTAAAAAACAGGTCGACCGATTGGTGGCCGAAATTAATAATAGCTTCTGTACAGATGTATGGTTTCCAGTTTTTTATGATCATAAGGCATTGTCTGTAGAAGAAATGGTAACTATTTATACTGTAGCTGACGTGGCATTGGTTACCCCTTTAAGAGATGGTATGAATCTTATTGCGAAAGAATACCTTGCTTCGCGAAATGATCAAAGCGGCGTACTTATTTTGAGCGAAACTGCTGGTGCAAGCATTGAATTATCAGGTGCTCATATTGTTAATCCTTTTAGTATCGATGATATAGCAGAGTCACTAAAAATCGCGTTGGAAGCTGATCCGTTTACGCAAATGCTTAAAAATAAATCAATGCGTTCTCGATTGTCAAGATATAATATTAGTTCCTGGGCTGAAGATAATATCAAAATTTTACTTAAGGTCCGGGAAGATAATATTGTGAAACGACTGATAATAAATTAG
- a CDS encoding outer membrane beta-barrel family protein has translation MNISAKKQKLVGLSAFLTGNKLLNSLLICQLMRVSGIVIILLSTTVGVLHANSSKGQDMATEKVTIGLQYESLTTGLEKIEQQTSLRFFYRKADVKVIKSLSLPVRVRTVQETLNELLRNTFFSFRQIDGNILLEKNNLQTEYLINGRVVSINQHSIPYATVSLIQVDINKSIQTIQTDTSGNFKFTANKKGDYLVKISAMGMDSLSVAITLSDAKVIQLPDIVLTSSSTILRDVVVTASKPLIKQEIDRLTYNVQSDPEKDILSALELLRKVPLVSITGDDKIEVKGNSNFRILINGRPSSLIANNPSDVFRSMPANTIQSIEVITNPPSKYDAEGIAGIINIITNKKIEQGYNASVGAYYNTLNQRGLNSSLTLKTNKIGINGFFGSNWQDNPASTFKNSQLGTSFINTLSTEQGQMINSRNALYGNVEISYEIDSLNLITGTMGLNNSKNNQKSDQFFNLMNSQSIIEQSYHIDYSGKDNRKGNDFGINYQLGFPNKKDQLLTASYKYNESDYTENNTNIATQRFNYPNNDRGQFNNSGAKEQTIQLDYVHPLKSLNIEGGAKAILRDNYSDFTYKSFVPGSGDEVSNNTVNSFKYLNNIYGFYNTYHLKFKKWGIKAGVRLEVTTINADFITVGSKVDRTYSNLIPTIVFQRIFENQNNLTLGYTQRIQRPGIMQLNPFENKSNTLYWEAGNPDLLPVLNHNFELTYSNFKKGSLNISVNYLFANNSVQQVAALGKDSVTRYTYQNIGKNDDLGFNLNFSYTIAKGFTVNANGRISYLWLTGTSNGQFASNQGFKGNTNVSFSHFLEKYNFRTSLDFGTNSPEIYLQGKSRSSYNSSLSLNKQFFNKSLSISASVSNPFEKYRNWYTRFTTPDFTSDYNSRNNFRRFNFSVNYKFGGLKSTIKKNKRGINNDDYLK, from the coding sequence ATGAATATTTCTGCAAAAAAGCAGAAGCTGGTAGGCTTAAGTGCCTTTTTGACCGGCAATAAACTGTTAAATTCATTGTTAATCTGTCAATTGATGCGTGTAAGTGGAATAGTAATTATTTTATTATCAACAACAGTTGGCGTACTACACGCCAATTCAAGTAAAGGCCAGGATATGGCCACCGAAAAAGTAACTATTGGTTTACAGTATGAAAGTTTGACAACTGGCCTTGAAAAAATAGAACAGCAAACAAGTCTTCGTTTTTTTTATCGCAAAGCAGATGTTAAAGTGATCAAAAGTCTTAGTTTACCTGTTCGTGTAAGAACAGTTCAAGAAACCCTTAACGAATTATTACGAAATACATTTTTTTCGTTTAGACAGATCGATGGCAATATTTTGCTGGAAAAAAACAATCTACAAACAGAATATTTAATAAATGGCCGTGTTGTCAGCATTAACCAACATTCCATACCATATGCAACCGTAAGTTTAATTCAGGTGGATATCAATAAATCAATCCAAACTATCCAAACAGATACAAGTGGGAATTTTAAATTTACAGCCAACAAAAAAGGAGATTATTTAGTCAAAATTTCCGCCATGGGGATGGATAGCCTATCAGTTGCGATTACATTGTCCGATGCTAAAGTGATCCAATTACCCGATATTGTGCTCACTTCGTCTTCTACCATACTAAGAGACGTTGTTGTAACAGCATCTAAACCACTTATTAAACAGGAAATTGACCGTTTGACCTATAATGTACAGTCAGACCCGGAAAAGGATATTCTAAGCGCGTTGGAATTATTAAGAAAAGTTCCGCTGGTATCAATAACCGGTGATGATAAAATAGAAGTAAAAGGCAACAGTAATTTCAGGATTTTAATTAATGGGCGCCCATCCTCACTAATAGCAAACAACCCATCAGATGTTTTTAGAAGTATGCCTGCAAATACCATTCAGAGTATTGAGGTAATTACTAATCCTCCTTCGAAATATGATGCAGAAGGCATAGCAGGAATAATAAATATCATCACAAACAAAAAAATAGAACAGGGTTACAACGCTTCTGTGGGTGCGTATTATAATACTTTAAATCAAAGAGGACTAAATAGTTCGCTTACCTTAAAAACCAATAAGATCGGAATTAATGGCTTTTTTGGAAGCAATTGGCAAGATAACCCTGCATCAACTTTCAAAAATTCGCAATTGGGTACGTCGTTCATTAATACACTTTCTACCGAACAGGGACAAATGATCAACTCCAGAAATGCATTATATGGGAATGTAGAAATTAGCTACGAAATTGACTCATTGAATTTAATAACAGGTACTATGGGCTTAAACAATAGTAAAAACAACCAAAAAAGCGATCAGTTTTTTAATTTAATGAATAGCCAAAGTATTATTGAACAATCTTATCATATTGATTATTCAGGAAAAGATAATAGAAAAGGCAATGATTTCGGGATAAATTATCAATTAGGGTTTCCTAACAAGAAAGACCAACTTTTAACAGCGTCTTACAAATATAACGAATCCGATTATACTGAAAACAATACTAACATTGCAACTCAACGTTTTAATTATCCCAACAATGATAGGGGACAATTTAATAACTCGGGAGCAAAAGAGCAGACTATCCAATTGGACTATGTACATCCCTTAAAATCTTTGAACATTGAGGGAGGGGCAAAAGCTATATTAAGGGATAATTATAGTGATTTTACCTACAAAAGTTTTGTGCCCGGAAGTGGAGATGAGGTCTCTAACAATACCGTTAACTCATTTAAATACTTAAATAATATTTATGGATTTTATAATACATACCATTTAAAGTTTAAGAAATGGGGCATTAAAGCAGGGGTGCGCCTAGAAGTTACAACAATTAATGCTGATTTTATAACCGTTGGTTCGAAGGTAGACCGTACCTATAGCAATCTTATTCCAACGATAGTTTTTCAAAGGATTTTTGAAAATCAAAACAATTTAACACTGGGATATACCCAACGAATTCAACGACCAGGTATAATGCAGCTCAATCCATTTGAAAATAAATCTAACACATTATACTGGGAAGCTGGAAACCCTGACTTGCTACCGGTTTTAAACCATAATTTTGAGTTAACTTACAGTAATTTTAAAAAGGGATCTCTAAACATTTCAGTTAATTATCTCTTTGCTAATAACTCGGTACAGCAAGTTGCTGCTTTAGGCAAAGATTCTGTTACCAGATATACCTATCAAAATATAGGAAAGAATGATGATCTCGGTTTTAATTTAAATTTCAGCTATACCATAGCAAAAGGTTTTACAGTCAACGCTAATGGCAGAATATCATATTTATGGCTTACCGGCACTTCAAACGGACAATTTGCTTCTAATCAAGGATTTAAAGGAAATACAAATGTTTCGTTTTCTCATTTTTTAGAAAAATATAACTTCCGTACTTCTTTAGATTTCGGAACAAATAGCCCCGAAATATATTTACAGGGAAAATCAAGGTCCTCATACAATTCTTCACTTAGTTTAAATAAGCAGTTTTTCAATAAAAGTCTTTCCATATCGGCCTCCGTTAGTAATCCATTTGAAAAGTACAGAAACTGGTATACTAGGTTTACTACTCCTGATTTTACCTCAGATTACAATTCTAGAAACAATTTTCGTAGATTCAATTTCAGTGTAAACTATAAGTTTGGAGGGCTTAAATCGACCATTAAGAAAAATAAAAGAGGTATAAATAATGATGATTATTTAAAATAA
- a CDS encoding FecR family protein, whose amino-acid sequence MDWNIMEALLDRYLKNETSQEENELIENWLQENDNPHSQWQHYNQGQKDQWLENVVFTKIKHSIEANEPKIAVISHQRSIWRSVAAVAAIFFIGLMLYLEWPILQYHLLPTQLTILEVPTNQQKKITLADGSFIWINGNSQLRYPKQFTGNVREVYLSGEAFFDIHHDEKKPFIIHTGKVITTVLGTAFDIKEDKIKHTILVTVTRGRVSVANGKKQLGIITPRQQISLNLLDNKSTRTVVDIKQAISWQKRELHFEDITFAEAALELEQRFRIKINFSNDKIKNCRFTGTALKGEKLEKILKVICAFNNATYQTKSDKSIMIDGAGCN is encoded by the coding sequence ATGGATTGGAATATTATGGAAGCCTTGTTGGATCGCTACCTGAAGAACGAGACTTCTCAGGAAGAAAATGAGTTAATAGAAAACTGGTTGCAGGAAAACGATAATCCTCATTCGCAATGGCAACATTATAACCAGGGGCAGAAAGACCAGTGGTTAGAGAATGTCGTCTTTACTAAAATAAAGCATAGTATCGAGGCCAATGAACCCAAAATAGCTGTGATATCACATCAAAGGTCTATATGGCGGAGTGTAGCCGCAGTTGCGGCAATATTTTTTATAGGCCTTATGCTGTATCTTGAATGGCCTATACTACAATATCACTTGCTTCCGACACAGTTAACCATCCTTGAAGTACCTACAAACCAACAAAAGAAGATCACACTTGCAGATGGCAGTTTTATTTGGATTAACGGGAATTCTCAATTAAGGTATCCTAAGCAATTTACTGGTAATGTAAGAGAGGTTTATCTTTCCGGGGAGGCTTTTTTCGATATTCACCATGATGAAAAAAAGCCCTTTATTATCCATACAGGAAAAGTAATTACCACGGTTTTGGGAACAGCTTTTGATATTAAAGAAGATAAAATCAAACATACCATTCTGGTCACAGTAACTCGGGGAAGAGTCAGCGTTGCTAATGGAAAAAAGCAGTTAGGTATCATTACTCCAAGGCAACAAATCAGTCTTAATTTATTGGATAATAAGTCTACTAGGACTGTAGTGGATATCAAACAGGCTATATCATGGCAGAAAAGGGAACTGCATTTTGAAGACATCACCTTTGCAGAGGCAGCTTTGGAGCTAGAGCAACGTTTTAGGATAAAAATCAATTTTAGTAATGATAAGATAAAAAACTGTCGCTTTACAGGCACTGCCCTGAAAGGTGAAAAATTAGAGAAAATATTAAAGGTAATCTGCGCTTTTAACAATGCAACCTATCAGACAAAATCAGATAAAAGTATTATGATCGATGGGGCAGGATGTAACTAG
- a CDS encoding RNA polymerase sigma-70 factor yields MPVPKKLTDFDLIQLLKADDQTAFAEIYKRYARSLADFTASKLFNLEDAQDIIHDLFVKFWEDRKQLHITSNLKTYLFTIARRRIIDKIRWNIIREEYSVMLQSLANSYDPNTEEQMAAKELQQTINNSLNELSPKVKEIYHMSREENLSISEIAKKLILSEQTVKNQLSIALKHLRKSLTTSSTYFFLLWWLFY; encoded by the coding sequence ATGCCTGTGCCAAAAAAATTGACCGATTTTGATTTGATTCAACTTTTAAAAGCTGATGATCAGACCGCCTTTGCTGAAATTTATAAACGTTATGCAAGAAGCCTCGCAGATTTTACAGCATCAAAATTATTTAATCTAGAAGATGCACAAGATATTATTCACGACCTTTTCGTTAAATTTTGGGAAGACAGGAAACAATTACACATTACTTCCAATTTAAAAACTTACTTATTTACTATTGCCCGTCGCCGAATCATCGATAAAATACGTTGGAATATTATCCGTGAAGAATATTCGGTAATGCTGCAATCACTAGCAAATTCATATGATCCGAATACGGAGGAACAAATGGCAGCTAAAGAACTTCAACAAACTATCAATAACTCGTTGAATGAACTGTCCCCAAAAGTAAAAGAAATCTATCACATGAGCCGTGAAGAAAATCTTAGTATCTCAGAAATCGCAAAAAAACTGATTCTATCTGAGCAGACAGTAAAAAACCAACTATCCATTGCATTGAAGCATCTGAGGAAATCATTAACAACAAGCTCTACTTATTTTTTTTTACTTTGGTGGCTGTTTTATTGA
- a CDS encoding MaoC family dehydratase, whose protein sequence is MLVINNFEEYESHLGKELGVSQWHTIDQAQINKFADATLDHQWIHTDPEKAKNEGPFKATIAHGYLTLSLIPYLWKQIADVRNIKMEINYGIERFKFGQAVLVDSEVQLKAKLISISNLRGITKVTIQATLVIKDQPKPAYVGDVVFLYHFI, encoded by the coding sequence ATGTTGGTGATCAATAATTTTGAAGAGTATGAATCGCATCTGGGTAAAGAACTGGGTGTTTCACAATGGCATACTATAGACCAGGCACAGATCAATAAATTTGCTGATGCAACCCTGGATCATCAATGGATACACACCGATCCGGAGAAAGCTAAAAATGAGGGGCCTTTTAAGGCAACAATTGCGCATGGATATTTAACCTTGTCGTTAATTCCTTATTTATGGAAGCAGATTGCAGATGTACGTAATATTAAAATGGAAATTAATTATGGCATTGAACGCTTTAAATTTGGCCAGGCCGTTTTAGTGGATAGCGAAGTGCAGTTAAAAGCTAAATTAATTTCTATCAGTAATTTGAGAGGAATAACTAAAGTTACCATTCAGGCTACTCTTGTAATTAAAGACCAGCCAAAACCAGCATATGTGGGTGACGTGGTATTTTTATATCATTTTATATAA
- a CDS encoding ABC transporter permease, with protein MFKLNLKIAFRNLIKNRSYTLINILGLSIGMTSCILIFIFIRFQLSYDTHFKNSDRIYRFVTDWKYNNFDDYSAGVAIPFAPAAKQELEGIEKIARISRNSGVVMVKNNDGTERFKAVREVYFTESDLFDILAVKWLFGQAGQSLSRPNTVVLSEKTARTLFGSAQLAIGKSFTFWNSIPLTVVGVFADLPESTSVPMDIMISFPTFSGSKNQDWDSVNSYDECFVLLKKGASMPLLEQSLERLNNKYLKQKKLPGNQKSRLQPLADVHFSERYNNFAGTAITKKEVYSLAIIGLFLMVTACINFINLATAQSVNRSKEVGVRKVMGAMRKQLVLQFLVETAAIATVSMLLACIFSELLLPQLASLFKGQINLSLFASPIILVFLFFMVLTVSFLAGFYPAMIISGFSPALAIKNKVRIKSGNFNLRMVLIVMQFTITIVLIIATVVVVRQMQYVREKPLGFKKDAIVLINFPGDSASLTKQQMFREKLLHIPGVEMQSYFIRPPLSGMMNTTNFYVDGRENKDFEVRLSISDEHYFDLFGLQFVAGKVYGKSDTANAYIANETFVKKIGISNAQLALGKVISQNGRTGPIVGVVKDFNDQSLQEKISPMVFYQEKKHYYNMAVKLNRKQLIEAMRNIETMWKSSFPNEVYSAKFIDDDINGYYESERITGLLFKIFAVVIMFISFIGLFGLISFVATQRTREMAIRKVLGATTVELIKMLNGSFVKMVFIANLVAWPLAYILANKWLSGFAYRTALGLWPFLLAMIGSMLLTMVTVSFRSYRAAKANAVDALKYE; from the coding sequence ATGTTCAAATTAAACTTGAAAATTGCTTTTAGAAATCTGATTAAAAACAGATCATATACCTTGATTAACATACTTGGTCTGTCTATTGGGATGACAAGTTGCATTTTGATCTTCATATTTATCAGGTTTCAATTGAGTTATGATACACACTTTAAAAATTCAGATCGGATATATAGGTTTGTAACCGATTGGAAATACAATAATTTTGATGATTATTCTGCAGGTGTAGCCATACCGTTTGCTCCGGCTGCTAAACAAGAGTTAGAAGGAATAGAGAAAATTGCAAGAATTTCGCGCAATAGCGGTGTGGTAATGGTTAAGAATAATGATGGCACTGAACGCTTTAAAGCCGTTCGTGAGGTATACTTTACTGAATCCGATCTGTTTGATATATTAGCGGTAAAATGGCTTTTTGGTCAGGCCGGACAATCGCTTTCCCGGCCTAATACTGTAGTGCTATCCGAAAAAACTGCCAGAACACTTTTTGGTTCTGCCCAGCTTGCTATTGGTAAAAGTTTTACTTTCTGGAATTCTATCCCACTAACTGTTGTCGGTGTATTTGCTGATCTACCCGAAAGTACCAGTGTTCCAATGGATATTATGATCAGTTTTCCAACTTTTTCCGGAAGTAAAAACCAGGATTGGGATTCGGTAAATTCATATGATGAGTGTTTTGTGCTCCTGAAAAAAGGCGCTTCTATGCCATTATTAGAACAGTCGTTAGAAAGGTTAAATAATAAATATTTAAAACAGAAAAAATTACCAGGCAATCAAAAGAGTCGCTTACAGCCTTTAGCTGATGTGCATTTTAGTGAACGTTACAATAATTTTGCTGGTACCGCTATTACGAAAAAAGAAGTGTATAGTTTGGCCATTATCGGACTCTTTTTAATGGTCACAGCATGTATCAACTTTATTAATCTGGCCACCGCTCAGTCAGTAAACCGTTCGAAAGAGGTAGGCGTACGCAAAGTGATGGGAGCAATGCGTAAGCAGCTTGTGCTTCAATTTTTAGTGGAAACTGCTGCAATTGCTACTGTTTCTATGCTTTTGGCTTGTATATTTTCAGAGTTATTATTACCTCAGTTGGCCAGCCTTTTTAAAGGGCAGATCAATCTTTCTCTTTTTGCAAGCCCTATAATTCTTGTTTTTCTGTTTTTTATGGTGCTAACTGTAAGCTTTCTTGCAGGATTTTATCCGGCAATGATTATTTCAGGTTTTAGTCCTGCTTTAGCCATTAAGAATAAAGTGCGCATCAAGTCAGGGAATTTTAACCTTCGCATGGTGCTGATTGTGATGCAGTTCACCATTACTATTGTGCTGATAATTGCTACGGTTGTAGTAGTGAGGCAAATGCAATATGTAAGGGAAAAACCCCTTGGTTTTAAAAAGGATGCGATTGTACTAATCAATTTTCCCGGAGATAGTGCCAGCCTAACCAAACAGCAAATGTTCAGAGAAAAACTGTTGCACATACCTGGTGTGGAAATGCAGAGTTATTTTATACGGCCACCACTTTCGGGTATGATGAATACTACCAATTTTTATGTAGATGGCCGCGAGAATAAAGACTTTGAAGTGCGGCTTTCTATAAGCGATGAACACTATTTTGATCTGTTTGGACTTCAGTTTGTGGCAGGTAAGGTTTACGGGAAAAGTGATACGGCAAATGCTTATATCGCCAACGAGACCTTTGTCAAAAAAATAGGAATTTCGAATGCTCAGCTAGCGCTGGGAAAAGTAATTTCGCAAAATGGAAGAACAGGGCCAATTGTTGGGGTAGTAAAAGATTTTAATGATCAGTCGCTTCAGGAGAAAATTTCGCCTATGGTTTTCTATCAGGAGAAAAAGCACTATTATAATATGGCTGTCAAGCTTAATCGTAAACAGCTTATTGAAGCGATGAGAAACATCGAAACCATGTGGAAAAGCAGTTTTCCAAATGAGGTGTATTCAGCAAAATTTATTGATGACGATATTAACGGATATTATGAGTCGGAACGGATTACGGGCCTTTTATTTAAGATTTTTGCCGTTGTAATTATGTTTATTTCTTTTATCGGCCTTTTTGGATTAATATCTTTTGTTGCCACACAACGTACACGCGAAATGGCTATCAGAAAAGTTTTAGGTGCTACCACTGTCGAACTCATAAAAATGCTCAATGGATCTTTTGTTAAAATGGTTTTTATAGCAAACCTCGTGGCTTGGCCCTTAGCTTATATTTTAGCAAATAAATGGCTATCTGGGTTTGCTTATCGCACTGCTCTCGGTTTATGGCCATTCTTATTAGCGATGATTGGATCAATGCTGTTAACAATGGTTACAGTAAGTTTTAGATCGTATCGCGCAGCTAAAGCTAACGCTGTAGATGCACTTAAATACGAATAA